ACATCTTGTAATGAAGTATTAAATCCCTTTGCCGTTAGGGGTGTAAGTACATGGGCAGCATCTCCAACCAACGCTATACGTCCTCTCACAAGATTGTCAGGAAGGTATTCGGCTATTGGTATTCCTACAAGATTACGTGTTTGAATGCTATGAAGAGTCGCGGCCAACCATGGCTGAGGCCATCTAACAGAAGCTTGTTCAGCCAGCTCAATCAGTGTCTGTTCTGGAATGTCAGGAGCATTAAGTGAATGCCGCACAACGCTTCCTTCTACACATCCAAGACGACGTAACAAGTCATTTCGAGTGTTATCGTACCAAGCCCACGCCAATCGTCGATCTCCTAAACCATAGGACCCGTCTTCTCCAGCAATAATAGAACCGAGTAAAAAGTCACCAATACCATCTGGCATAGTAAACTTCTGGGCGTAAAGGCTAGGCCGATGTTCTTCAGGTATGTCAGTCTCACCTAGAATAGCTACCCATATCAAGTATCCTGCAAAAGTTGCGTTCGGTTTGTGCGGTGCAACATAACGCCGCACAGTACTGCGGTGACCGTCAGCACCAATCAAAATCTCTCCACGGAATGTCTCCCCCTTATCCGTCACAACCCAAGCAGATTCGCTGTCCTGATTAACAGTTTGAACGCGAGTTTCATAACGCAAGTCAATTCGAGGGTCAGCTTTGGCTTCTGTGCGCAGTCGAAACTCTATAGATGACCAAGCCTCAACAGACCTCATTCCACCTGAAGCAAGGTTTCTTAAGAATTTCGCTGTTTTAGTTCGATCAATTTCTCCACTGTCAATTTGAAGACCAGCGCCGCTACGTCGTTTTTCTGCAGCTCTCTCTAAAATTGTTACAATGAATCCAGCCTGCGCAAGAGCAATCCCTGTCATTAGTCCAGAAAGCGATGCACCCACAACTACAGCAGATTTGTTTGCTTCTTGAATGGGTTCGGTAAAAGTGTCATTGATTGATTCACTCGGGAACTTACCCTTTCCTGCATTTTTCTCAGTCATTGTATTTCCTCCTATTAATCATAACTTTTTAAGTAAGATAGGTGTAAGGCAGGCAACAAGTATGACTATTAGTAAAGAACTAACCAAACTTTGTTCTTCCATGGGTATCCCTTTTATAATGAAAAGAAAAGTGCAAGTATTTCACGATTTTCGTGAGTTACCCTGCACTTTTCATATACTTCATAAACTACAGTTGTTTAAGCCGGCTTTATACCTTAGTTAGTAAGGTGTTTTTTGGCAGGATTATACAAGTAACTTCTCAGTAAAATAGATACTAGACTTAATATCAAGAACACTATTCCACCTAATACGATGTATTGTACACCCATCCCTGATATAAATAATCCACCTACTGCTGTACCCATTGTGACCCCTAAATTACCACATGATAAAAACAATCCATTTGCGAAATCAGGAGCTTCTGGAGCCGCAGAGGTAATCCAATATTGGCTAATATTATTTCCTATAGCAAATAAGATTCCCCATAACAAAATCGTAATCATCATAGGTCCAATGGAGGTCCCCGTAAGGAATGACAATAGATGAACAATCCCTAATACAATTGGAAAAGCTATTGCCGCTTTCATGGCATTTCTCGTAAGTAACCTGCCGCCTACAAGGTTTCCAATTAAACTGGCTAGGCCTAATATAAGTAACGCCAACGTTAAAGTGTTCCCCGATACATTCGTAACGGTTTCAAGATATTCTGCAATAAAAGTATTAATACTTGAAATGGCAGAACCTATAAATATGACAGTCGCAATAGCCAGCCAAGTAAGAGGTTTTTTCAATACGC
The genomic region above belongs to Domibacillus sp. DTU_2020_1001157_1_SI_ALB_TIR_016 and contains:
- a CDS encoding NAD(P)/FAD-dependent oxidoreductase; its protein translation is MTEKNAGKGKFPSESINDTFTEPIQEANKSAVVVGASLSGLMTGIALAQAGFIVTILERAAEKRRSGAGLQIDSGEIDRTKTAKFLRNLASGGMRSVEAWSSIEFRLRTEAKADPRIDLRYETRVQTVNQDSESAWVVTDKGETFRGEILIGADGHRSTVRRYVAPHKPNATFAGYLIWVAILGETDIPEEHRPSLYAQKFTMPDGIGDFLLGSIIAGEDGSYGLGDRRLAWAWYDNTRNDLLRRLGCVEGSVVRHSLNAPDIPEQTLIELAEQASVRWPQPWLAATLHSIQTRNLVGIPIAEYLPDNLVRGRIALVGDAAHVLTPLTAKGFNTSLQDVATLAECVAKGIQGTAAAGALSEYESRRLKNVREIVESGQSFSRSFGR